One genomic window of Gossypium hirsutum isolate 1008001.06 chromosome D11, Gossypium_hirsutum_v2.1, whole genome shotgun sequence includes the following:
- the LOC121223370 gene encoding E3 ubiquitin-protein ligase RFI2 isoform X1 has protein sequence MGLGSNGGDDVVVDDGDDGGDGGAGCGNGGKSFGSVSCSICLETVTDNGDRSWAKLQCGHQFHLDCIGSAFNVKGAMQCPNCRKIEKGQWLYANGCRSYPEFNVDDWAHDEDLYDLSFSEMSFGVHWCPFGSLARLPTFEEGELSSTTYHELLGQNAIFSEHSAPAAHPCPYVAYFGPTVHPSSSNSSGSVSDSSSYNNHWNGPSVPGEVPASYAFPAMDHHYHNWEHHSPPFSTSSSRIGSSDQPSNPPVSQRSARSGSDMPRSGSFMRPYVVGHSSGARAGSSVASSLIPPYPGSNARARDRVQALQAYYQQQHPSTSPSIRTPVISGSRRSSSHRIHAQVGPVASSSDQVGGFYFFPSGTPVRNFQEAENPLSTRFHAWERDHLPSFSINQVDRDSAWGAFHQSAGAPDPGIRSGSFRQRHGSERMSSHNHS, from the exons ATGGGATTAGGGAGTAATGGTGGGGATGATGTTGTGGTGGATGACGGTGATGACGGTGGAGATGGTGGTGCTGGCTGCGGAAATGGAGGAAAGTCTTTCGGTTCGGTTTCGTGCTCGATTTGCCTCGAAACGGTTACTGATAATGGGGATCGGTCATGGGCTAAGCTTCAATGCGGTCATCAGTTTCATTTGG ATTGTATTGGTTCAGCCTTCAATGTAAAGGGCGCGATGCAATGCCCAAATTGTAGAAAAATTGAGAAAGGTCAATGGCTTTATGCCAATGGTTGCCGTTCGTATCCGGAGTTTAATGTGGATGATTGGGCACATGATGAGGACCTTTATGACCTAAGTTTCTCAGAAATG TCATTTGGAGTTCACTGGTGTCCATTTGGAAGCTTAGCACGACTTCCTACATTCGA GGAAGGAGAGTTATCATCAACCACAT ATCATGAATTACTGGGACAGAATGCCATCTTTTCTGAACATTCAGCACCTGCTGCTCATCCATGCCCATATGTAGCTTACTTTGGGCCCACAGTTCATCCATCATCCTCAAATTCCAGTGGAAGTGTTTCAGATAGTTCTAGTTACAATAATCACTGGAATGGTCCATCAGTGCCTGGTGAGGTACCTGCATCATATGCTTTTCCTGCAATGGATCACCATTACCATAATTGGGAGCATCATTCCCCACCATTCTCCACATCTAGCAGTCGAATTGGTAGTTCTGATCAACCTTCAAATCCTCCTGTCAGTCAAAGGTCTGCCAGGAGTGGTTCTGATATGCCAAGATCAGGATCTTTTATGCGCCCGTATGTTGTTGGCCACAG TTCTGGTGCTAGAGCAGGGAGTTCAGTGGCATCCTCATTGATTCCTCCTTACCCTGGTAGCAATGCTCGAGCACGTGATAGAGTTCAAGCCCTCCAGGCATACTATCAACAACAACATCCGAGCACTTCGCCGTCAATAAGGACACCCGTTATTTCTGGCTCCCGAAGGTCAAGCAGTCACAGAATTCATGCTCAAGTAGGGCCAGTGGCTTCATCATCTGACCAGGTGGGTGGCTTCTATTTCTTTCCATCGGGTACTCCAGTCCGTAACTTTCAAGAGGCTGAAAATCCTCTATCAACTCGGTTCCATGCTTGGGAAAGAGATCATTTGCCTTCGTTTTCAATAAACCAGGTCGACAGAGACTCAGCATGGGGTGCCTTCCATCAGTCTGCTGGTGCACCAGATCCTGGCATAAGATCCGGCAGCTTCCGCCAAAGGCATGGATCTGAGAGGATGTCTTCACATAATCATTCATAG
- the LOC121223370 gene encoding E3 ubiquitin-protein ligase RFI2 isoform X2 codes for MGLGSNGGDDVVVDDGDDGGDGGAGCGNGGKSFGSVSCSICLETVTDNGDRSWAKLQCGHQFHLDCIGSAFNVKGAMQCPNCRKIEKGQWLYANGCRSYPEFNVDDWAHDEDLYDLSFSEMSFGVHWCPFGSLARLPTFEEGELSSTTYHELLGQNAIFSEHSAPAAHPCPYVAYFGPTVHPSSSNSSGSVSDSSSYNNHWNGPSVPGEVPASYAFPAMDHHYHNWEHHSPPFSTSSSRIGSSDQPSNPPVSQRSARSGSDMPRSGSFMRPYVVGHSSGARAGSSVASSLIPPYPGSNARARDRVQALQAYYQQQHPSTSPSIRTPVISGSRRSSSHRIHAQVGPVASSSDQVDRDSAWGAFHQSAGAPDPGIRSGSFRQRHGSERMSSHNHS; via the exons ATGGGATTAGGGAGTAATGGTGGGGATGATGTTGTGGTGGATGACGGTGATGACGGTGGAGATGGTGGTGCTGGCTGCGGAAATGGAGGAAAGTCTTTCGGTTCGGTTTCGTGCTCGATTTGCCTCGAAACGGTTACTGATAATGGGGATCGGTCATGGGCTAAGCTTCAATGCGGTCATCAGTTTCATTTGG ATTGTATTGGTTCAGCCTTCAATGTAAAGGGCGCGATGCAATGCCCAAATTGTAGAAAAATTGAGAAAGGTCAATGGCTTTATGCCAATGGTTGCCGTTCGTATCCGGAGTTTAATGTGGATGATTGGGCACATGATGAGGACCTTTATGACCTAAGTTTCTCAGAAATG TCATTTGGAGTTCACTGGTGTCCATTTGGAAGCTTAGCACGACTTCCTACATTCGA GGAAGGAGAGTTATCATCAACCACAT ATCATGAATTACTGGGACAGAATGCCATCTTTTCTGAACATTCAGCACCTGCTGCTCATCCATGCCCATATGTAGCTTACTTTGGGCCCACAGTTCATCCATCATCCTCAAATTCCAGTGGAAGTGTTTCAGATAGTTCTAGTTACAATAATCACTGGAATGGTCCATCAGTGCCTGGTGAGGTACCTGCATCATATGCTTTTCCTGCAATGGATCACCATTACCATAATTGGGAGCATCATTCCCCACCATTCTCCACATCTAGCAGTCGAATTGGTAGTTCTGATCAACCTTCAAATCCTCCTGTCAGTCAAAGGTCTGCCAGGAGTGGTTCTGATATGCCAAGATCAGGATCTTTTATGCGCCCGTATGTTGTTGGCCACAG TTCTGGTGCTAGAGCAGGGAGTTCAGTGGCATCCTCATTGATTCCTCCTTACCCTGGTAGCAATGCTCGAGCACGTGATAGAGTTCAAGCCCTCCAGGCATACTATCAACAACAACATCCGAGCACTTCGCCGTCAATAAGGACACCCGTTATTTCTGGCTCCCGAAGGTCAAGCAGTCACAGAATTCATGCTCAAGTAGGGCCAGTGGCTTCATCATCTGACCAG GTCGACAGAGACTCAGCATGGGGTGCCTTCCATCAGTCTGCTGGTGCACCAGATCCTGGCATAAGATCCGGCAGCTTCCGCCAAAGGCATGGATCTGAGAGGATGTCTTCACATAATCATTCATAG
- the LOC107927303 gene encoding uncharacterized protein has translation MVEPKSKVESIREWVVDHKLRTVGCLWLSGIAGSIAYNWSQPGMKTSVKIIHARLHAQALTLAALAGAAAVEYYDHRNRAEADPYAKFLPADGYSHKD, from the exons ATGGTGGAACCTAAGAGCAAGGTTGAATCAATAAGGGAATGGGTCGTTGATCACAAGCTTAGAACTGTTG GGTGTCTGTGGCTGAGCGGTATTGCGGGTTCTATTGCTTACAATTGGTCTCAACCTGGTATGAAAACCAGCGTTAAAATTATTCACGCTAG GTTGCATGCGCAAGCCCTTACGTTGGCAGCATTAGCCGGTGCTGCAGCTGTGGAATACTATGATCATAGGAACAGAGCCGAAGCTGATCCATATGCAAAGTTCCTTCCGGCCGATGGATACTCGCACAAGGATTAG